In Tenuifilum sp. 4138str, a single window of DNA contains:
- a CDS encoding dipeptidyl-peptidase 3 family protein — protein sequence MKGKTLLLAAVATLTVIGCNTKKTQETEMQKKVNEFAPVELRVDIISLSDKEKQMLPLLFEIAEIMDELFWLQTYGDKEELLSKINDEATRDFVMINYGPWERLNDNKPFVEGYGEKPLGANFYPKDMTREEFEAFQAPDKTSLYTIIIRNADSKLESVPYHVAYKEKIDKAADLLRKAAELAEDEGLKKYLTLRADALQTDDYFASDLAWMDMKTNKIDFVVGPIENYEDALFNYKAAYEAYILIKDLDWTQKINRFAALLPKLQESLPVEPEYKKEKPGIDSDLGVYEVAYYAGDCNSGSKTIAINLPNDPRVHLEKGSRKLQLKNAMKAKFEKILLPIGNMLIVEEQRNNIKFDAFFENVMFHEVAHGLGIKNLVNGKGTVREALKEMHSALEEGKADILGLYMVSQLAQMGELPEKDMMDNYVTFVAGIFRSVRFGAASSHGKANMVCFNYLKERGAFERIPETGTYRVNYEKMTEAMNSLAKDILTLQGNGDYAAVKKLFEEKGFITDELQADLNRVAEANIPRDINCIQGKELLGL from the coding sequence ATGAAAGGGAAAACATTACTACTAGCAGCTGTTGCAACGCTCACAGTAATTGGTTGCAACACAAAAAAAACACAGGAGACCGAAATGCAGAAAAAGGTTAACGAATTTGCTCCGGTTGAGCTTAGGGTTGATATAATCAGCCTTTCCGATAAGGAGAAGCAAATGCTTCCTTTACTTTTTGAGATAGCCGAAATCATGGATGAACTATTTTGGCTACAAACCTATGGCGATAAGGAAGAACTGCTAAGCAAGATTAACGATGAAGCAACTCGCGACTTTGTAATGATAAATTATGGCCCATGGGAAAGGCTTAACGATAACAAACCTTTTGTTGAGGGTTATGGCGAAAAGCCCCTTGGCGCAAATTTTTATCCGAAGGATATGACTCGCGAGGAATTTGAAGCCTTTCAGGCTCCCGATAAAACAAGCCTATATACAATTATTATTCGTAATGCCGATAGCAAGCTTGAGTCGGTGCCATACCATGTTGCTTACAAGGAAAAAATTGATAAAGCCGCCGATTTACTTCGTAAAGCCGCTGAACTTGCCGAAGATGAAGGACTCAAAAAATATCTCACCCTTCGCGCCGATGCCTTGCAAACCGATGACTACTTTGCCAGCGACCTGGCATGGATGGATATGAAGACCAATAAAATCGACTTTGTGGTTGGACCAATTGAGAACTACGAGGATGCTCTGTTCAACTATAAGGCTGCTTATGAAGCATACATACTTATAAAGGATTTAGACTGGACTCAAAAGATTAACCGTTTTGCTGCACTACTTCCAAAACTTCAGGAAAGTTTACCAGTTGAACCGGAATACAAAAAAGAAAAGCCCGGTATCGATTCCGATTTAGGTGTTTATGAGGTTGCTTACTATGCAGGCGATTGCAATTCTGGAAGCAAAACCATTGCTATCAATTTACCCAACGATCCTCGTGTTCACCTGGAAAAGGGTAGCCGCAAGTTGCAACTTAAGAATGCCATGAAAGCTAAGTTTGAAAAAATTCTACTGCCTATTGGAAATATGCTCATTGTCGAGGAGCAGCGTAATAACATCAAGTTTGATGCTTTTTTTGAGAACGTTATGTTCCATGAGGTTGCCCATGGGTTAGGTATCAAAAACCTTGTTAATGGGAAAGGCACAGTTCGTGAGGCATTAAAAGAAATGCATTCCGCTTTGGAAGAGGGGAAAGCCGATATTCTTGGTCTTTACATGGTATCGCAGCTTGCACAAATGGGCGAACTGCCCGAAAAGGACATGATGGACAACTATGTTACCTTTGTTGCAGGTATTTTCCGATCGGTAAGGTTTGGTGCAGCTTCGTCGCATGGTAAGGCTAACATGGTTTGCTTTAACTACCTGAAAGAACGTGGCGCTTTTGAGCGAATTCCAGAAACAGGAACCTATCGTGTCAACTATGAAAAGATGACTGAGGCCATGAATTCATTGGCCAAGGACATTTTAACCCTTCAGGGTAATGGCGACTATGCTGCCGTTAAGAAACTCTTTGAGGAGAAAGGATTCATTACCGATGAACTTCAGGCCGATCTGAACAGGGTGGCTGAGGCTAATATCCCACGTGATATTAACTGCATTCAGGGAAAAGAGTTGCTGGGTTTATAA
- a CDS encoding SiaB family protein kinase, which translates to MNLSFNFIKSVSNIYDEMIDNGFSLVYLGEFSHEITKMFTSMAESDMEKNSEERSVQRKVYHVMVETLQNMNKHSDEIQERNIGKGLFIIGKKHDTYYIITSNKVARKHKDHLENALITVNSATPEELKEMYKRQIREGNLSDKGGAGLGLIDIARKTGEPLNYQFLQLDDQNFFFILKVEINAKKFAKE; encoded by the coding sequence ATGAACCTATCATTTAATTTCATTAAATCCGTCTCGAATATTTACGACGAAATGATTGATAATGGATTCTCCCTGGTTTACCTTGGGGAATTTAGCCATGAGATCACAAAAATGTTTACATCGATGGCGGAATCGGATATGGAAAAAAATAGTGAGGAACGCTCGGTGCAGCGTAAGGTTTACCACGTTATGGTTGAAACTCTCCAGAATATGAATAAGCATTCCGATGAGATTCAGGAGCGTAATATCGGTAAAGGGTTATTTATCATTGGTAAAAAACACGATACATACTATATTATTACTTCCAACAAGGTAGCTCGAAAGCATAAGGATCACCTTGAAAACGCACTGATAACCGTTAATAGCGCAACACCCGAGGAACTCAAGGAGATGTATAAGCGGCAAATTCGCGAAGGAAACCTTTCCGATAAGGGGGGAGCGGGCTTAGGGCTAATTGATATTGCTCGTAAAACAGGTGAACCATTAAACTACCAATTCCTTCAACTCGACGATCAAAACTTCTTCTTTATCCTTAAAGTTGAAATTAATGCCAAAAAATTTGCTAAGGAGTAA
- a CDS encoding SDR family oxidoreductase: MTKTILVTGGTGYIGSWVVKELLEKGYRVRVPVRSFNRKDKYLHLQNLPNSTNLLELFEADLLIHGAFDKAAEGADAIIHMASPFTLRFKDPQRDLVDPAVKGTRNVLGAASKSSTVKRVVLTSSVAAVHGDNIDMVEQRLSEFTEENYNTTSSLKHQPYSFSKVQAEREAWRINAEQSKWELVVINPALVLGPSLAGNSNSESLQIMKDLISGKYRFGAPDLYFGFVDVRDVAKAHVLALENPSVSGRFIIAERVANFMELVAIINNKFPGQFKLPKMVAPKWLLYFVSPLFGLSPRFVARNVGYRIAFNTSRSRHELGLGYTPFEHTVVDMVNQFKKN; encoded by the coding sequence ATGACAAAAACTATACTTGTAACCGGTGGAACCGGTTATATTGGTTCATGGGTTGTTAAGGAATTGCTTGAAAAGGGTTATCGCGTAAGGGTACCTGTTAGGTCGTTTAACAGAAAGGACAAGTACCTGCATCTGCAGAATTTGCCAAATTCCACTAATTTGCTTGAACTTTTTGAGGCTGATTTGCTGATTCATGGAGCTTTTGATAAAGCAGCTGAGGGTGCCGATGCCATAATACATATGGCCTCGCCATTTACTCTCCGGTTTAAAGACCCGCAACGCGATTTGGTTGACCCTGCTGTTAAGGGTACAAGGAATGTTTTGGGTGCTGCAAGCAAATCGTCGACAGTGAAAAGGGTAGTGCTAACCTCGAGCGTGGCTGCTGTTCATGGCGATAATATCGACATGGTGGAACAGAGATTATCCGAGTTTACTGAGGAAAATTATAACACTACAAGTTCATTGAAGCATCAACCTTACTCCTTTTCAAAAGTTCAGGCTGAGAGGGAGGCATGGCGAATTAATGCGGAACAGAGTAAATGGGAGTTAGTGGTAATAAACCCCGCTTTGGTTCTTGGGCCTTCACTCGCAGGAAATTCCAATTCGGAAAGCCTTCAAATCATGAAGGATTTGATTTCCGGTAAGTATCGTTTTGGCGCACCTGACCTTTACTTCGGTTTTGTTGATGTACGCGATGTTGCTAAAGCACATGTGCTAGCCCTTGAAAACCCTTCTGTTTCAGGTCGATTTATTATTGCTGAACGAGTGGCAAATTTCATGGAACTGGTTGCAATTATCAACAATAAATTCCCTGGTCAGTTTAAACTCCCCAAAATGGTGGCCCCTAAGTGGTTGCTTTACTTTGTTAGCCCTCTTTTTGGCCTTTCACCTAGGTTTGTAGCCCGTAATGTTGGATATCGAATTGCGTTCAATACTAGTAGAAGCAGGCATGAGTTGGGTTTGGGATATACCCCTTTTGAACATACAGTTGTTGATATGGTGAACCAGTTCAAGAAAAATTAA
- a CDS encoding anthranilate synthase component I family protein yields the protein MRIKNIHRVSNFDRFAKNLAYEVENTDVGILLRGSDRYTIPETNFTSRFHLTAALGVSSACSPNSNHFDELDEFLSAHNDWVFGYFTYDLKNQLEHLQSNNPDGVGFPDMFFFVPRILILVNGEIAEFHYLQHEVSQEEVSDLIDRLEGDFEELDHNVSVVFRSHYSYNDYLNTVNAVKQHIARGDVYELNLCHEFFANNVRIIPYVVFNRLYDRSPTPFGAFLRVNDKFLMCASPERYLRRDGDWLFSQPIKGTAPRMESDESDQQEIFRLKTDPKERAENVMIVDLVRNDLSRIAKRGSVRVNELCGIYTFPQVHQMISTVSCELADGLRPTDPFRATFPMGSMTGAPKVRAMELIENFERSKRGLYSGAVGYFMPNGNFDFNVVIRSLLYNRSNGYLSFTVGGAITFKSQPEAEYRECLVKAKAILETLNAQIDAAE from the coding sequence ATGCGCATTAAAAACATTCATAGGGTAAGCAATTTTGATAGGTTTGCCAAAAATCTGGCGTACGAGGTTGAAAACACCGATGTGGGTATTCTTCTTCGGGGATCTGATAGGTACACTATACCGGAAACCAATTTTACCAGCCGTTTTCACCTTACTGCTGCATTAGGTGTTAGCTCGGCTTGCAGCCCAAATTCTAATCATTTTGATGAACTCGATGAGTTCCTAAGCGCTCATAATGATTGGGTTTTTGGGTATTTTACTTACGATCTTAAAAATCAACTCGAACACCTACAGTCCAATAACCCCGATGGAGTTGGTTTCCCCGATATGTTTTTCTTTGTACCCCGGATACTGATACTGGTCAATGGTGAAATTGCTGAGTTTCATTACCTTCAGCACGAAGTATCACAAGAAGAAGTAAGTGATTTGATTGATAGGTTAGAAGGTGACTTTGAGGAATTGGACCACAATGTGTCGGTTGTTTTCCGTTCCCATTATTCCTATAACGATTACTTGAATACGGTTAACGCAGTTAAGCAGCACATTGCCCGGGGTGATGTTTACGAGTTGAATTTATGCCATGAATTCTTTGCTAACAATGTACGAATTATTCCTTATGTTGTTTTCAATAGGCTTTACGACAGGTCGCCAACGCCTTTTGGTGCATTTCTTAGGGTAAACGATAAGTTTCTGATGTGTGCCAGTCCGGAGCGCTATTTGCGTCGCGATGGTGATTGGCTATTCAGCCAGCCAATTAAGGGTACAGCACCGCGAATGGAATCGGACGAGTCTGATCAGCAGGAGATATTTCGACTTAAAACCGATCCTAAGGAACGTGCTGAGAATGTAATGATTGTCGACTTGGTCAGAAACGATTTATCGCGGATAGCCAAGCGCGGGAGTGTTAGGGTAAATGAGCTTTGCGGGATTTACACATTCCCACAGGTGCACCAGATGATTTCAACCGTGTCGTGCGAGCTTGCCGATGGGCTGCGCCCAACCGATCCTTTTAGAGCCACATTTCCGATGGGTTCAATGACTGGCGCTCCAAAAGTAAGGGCAATGGAACTAATTGAGAATTTTGAACGTTCCAAACGCGGGCTATACTCCGGTGCAGTTGGTTACTTTATGCCCAACGGCAATTTTGATTTTAACGTGGTAATTCGTAGCTTGCTTTATAATAGAAGCAATGGTTATTTGTCGTTTACAGTTGGTGGAGCAATAACCTTTAAGTCGCAACCCGAGGCTGAATACAGGGAGTGCTTAGTTAAGGCAAAAGCCATTTTAGAAACCCTAAACGCTCAGATAGATGCTGCAGAGTAA
- the tilS gene encoding tRNA lysidine(34) synthetase TilS, which yields MLQSKMIDFVREHQMANDQDKILVGVSGGIDSMVLLHLLVHAGYNVGVAHCNFSLRGDESDADEQFVRYHCLMNGLPVHTIKFDTLEYAKENGLSIQVAARELRYAYFDEICKEHKYTRIAIAHNLNDSVETVLLNLSRGTGLRGLTGIKPVNGNIIRPLLFATRVQVQEYAALHNISYREDSSNASDKYKRNYIRHNVLPLLRELNPSVDISIYQTAQHLREAQLIVDSFLTQLRKEIVNENGGVFYIDIEKLKNQAAVNIFLVDFLSDFNFTPAMTTEVCELLESSIGKRVESDTHVIFRDRNHLILQQKQKRQSVECQIDVNITQIDQPVKLSLSKLDYSQGFVFGKDTKYAYLDLEKLKFPLTIRPWQPGDRFMPFGMTSFKKISDFLVDIKIPLPDKERVFVLISGNEIVWVIGYRIDNRFRVDENTRKILLIKFDE from the coding sequence ATGCTGCAGAGTAAAATGATCGATTTTGTTCGTGAGCACCAAATGGCAAATGACCAGGATAAAATCCTGGTAGGGGTTAGTGGTGGTATCGACTCGATGGTGCTATTGCACCTATTGGTCCATGCCGGGTATAATGTTGGTGTTGCTCACTGCAACTTTAGCTTGCGGGGCGATGAATCGGATGCCGATGAACAGTTTGTTCGTTACCATTGCCTGATGAATGGCTTACCGGTTCATACCATTAAGTTCGATACCTTGGAATATGCCAAGGAGAATGGCTTATCCATTCAGGTGGCTGCTCGGGAATTGCGTTATGCATACTTTGATGAGATTTGTAAGGAACATAAATACACCCGAATAGCCATAGCTCACAATCTAAATGATTCCGTTGAAACAGTGCTGCTAAACCTTAGTCGGGGAACTGGTTTAAGAGGGCTTACCGGAATCAAACCCGTAAACGGTAATATCATTCGCCCACTGCTTTTTGCTACCCGTGTTCAGGTTCAAGAGTATGCTGCATTACATAACATTTCGTATCGCGAGGATTCCAGTAACGCATCCGATAAGTACAAGCGTAACTATATTAGGCACAATGTTTTGCCTCTTTTGCGTGAGTTAAACCCCTCTGTCGATATCTCAATTTATCAAACCGCACAGCATCTTCGTGAGGCTCAGCTTATTGTTGATAGCTTTTTGACCCAATTACGTAAGGAAATTGTTAATGAAAATGGGGGTGTATTCTATATCGATATTGAAAAACTTAAGAACCAGGCCGCTGTCAATATTTTTTTAGTTGATTTTCTGTCGGACTTTAATTTCACCCCTGCCATGACTACTGAGGTTTGCGAACTATTAGAATCGTCAATTGGCAAAAGGGTAGAGTCCGATACTCATGTAATTTTCCGCGATAGGAATCACCTTATTTTACAGCAAAAACAAAAGAGGCAAAGCGTTGAATGTCAGATTGATGTCAACATAACTCAAATTGACCAACCTGTAAAATTAAGTTTGAGTAAACTTGATTACTCTCAAGGTTTTGTGTTTGGGAAAGATACAAAATACGCATATCTTGATCTGGAAAAACTCAAGTTTCCACTTACCATCAGACCATGGCAACCTGGCGACCGGTTTATGCCTTTCGGCATGACCAGCTTTAAAAAGATTAGTGATTTCCTAGTTGACATCAAAATACCCCTTCCTGATAAGGAGAGGGTTTTTGTTCTGATCTCGGGAAACGAAATTGTATGGGTTATTGGTTACCGAATTGATAATAGGTTTAGGGTTGATGAGAATACCCGAAAGATATTACTGATCAAATTTGATGAGTGA
- a CDS encoding ABC-F family ATP-binding cassette domain-containing protein, which translates to MALIYLQAENVNKSFGDLEVLSDVSLSLFQNQRTALVARNGTGKSTLLNILAGHDTPDSGKVTLRNDISVGYLPQEPQLDLSKSVLENVFNADDAISVAIRNYEKAIESTDKMALQHAIDEMDRLNIWDREQKAKQILSVFQLTDINQPVQLLSGGQRKRVALAAVLISNPDLLILDEPTNHLDLEMVEWLEDYLTRSQKTLLMVTHDRYFLDRVCTDIIEIDQKQVYTYNGNYSYFIEKRDERIRAKLAEIDRASNLLRRETEWMRRMPQARGTKAKYRIDAFYKLRETAQQKIHSNDVEIGVSASRLGKKIMEVHNLSKSFDSKVILNDFSYTFNRFERLGIVGANGTGKTTFLNLITGTLPPDSGTIDPGATLKIAYYRQGGMNIPEDVKVIDVVREIAEVITLANGKTITASQFLNNFLFTPDKQHTLVRKLSGGEKRRLYLLTVLMQNPNFLILDEPTNDLDIFTLNVLEDYLINFPGVVVVVSHDRYFMDKLVDGLLIFEGNGEISGFPGNYSEYREWAKEQEKSNAEQQTSSKGKTESKRPQPERKKSKLTFAQKKELEKLTDEIEKLEKEKKEIEGLLNGGIQDAKLLMDISNRFSEISKLLEDKEMRWLELNEFEE; encoded by the coding sequence TTGGCATTAATTTACCTACAAGCTGAGAATGTAAACAAGTCGTTTGGGGATTTGGAAGTATTAAGCGATGTATCGCTTAGCCTATTCCAAAACCAGCGCACAGCCCTAGTAGCAAGAAATGGAACTGGTAAAAGTACATTACTAAATATCCTTGCAGGACATGACACACCCGATTCCGGAAAGGTAACCCTACGTAACGATATTAGCGTTGGCTATCTACCACAGGAACCCCAACTCGATTTATCAAAATCGGTTTTAGAAAATGTTTTTAATGCCGATGATGCTATTTCGGTTGCCATACGTAATTACGAAAAAGCTATTGAGTCAACCGATAAAATGGCCTTGCAGCATGCCATTGACGAGATGGACAGGCTTAACATTTGGGATAGGGAACAAAAGGCCAAGCAAATACTCTCAGTTTTTCAGCTTACAGATATAAATCAACCCGTTCAACTGCTTTCGGGTGGACAGCGCAAGCGAGTTGCGCTTGCTGCGGTGCTGATAAGTAACCCTGACCTGCTTATCCTCGATGAGCCAACCAACCACCTCGACCTTGAAATGGTGGAATGGTTGGAGGATTACCTAACACGGTCGCAAAAAACATTGCTGATGGTTACCCACGACAGGTATTTCCTTGACCGCGTTTGTACCGATATTATTGAGATAGATCAAAAGCAGGTTTATACTTACAACGGAAACTATTCCTATTTTATTGAGAAACGCGATGAGCGAATTAGGGCAAAGCTGGCAGAAATTGACAGAGCAAGCAACTTACTCCGACGGGAAACTGAATGGATGCGCCGCATGCCGCAAGCACGAGGAACAAAAGCCAAGTATAGAATTGATGCATTCTACAAGCTCCGCGAAACCGCACAACAAAAAATTCATTCCAACGATGTTGAAATTGGCGTAAGCGCCTCGCGCTTAGGAAAAAAAATAATGGAGGTACATAACCTTTCAAAAAGTTTTGATAGCAAGGTAATTCTTAATGACTTCAGCTACACCTTCAACCGCTTTGAACGGCTTGGTATAGTTGGTGCTAATGGCACTGGTAAAACTACCTTCCTTAACCTGATTACAGGAACACTCCCTCCCGATTCCGGAACAATTGACCCCGGTGCAACTCTAAAAATTGCATATTACCGCCAGGGCGGAATGAACATTCCCGAGGATGTTAAGGTTATTGACGTGGTTCGAGAAATAGCTGAAGTAATCACCCTTGCTAATGGTAAAACTATAACTGCATCGCAGTTTCTAAACAACTTTCTATTTACACCCGACAAGCAACACACTCTGGTTCGTAAGCTAAGCGGTGGCGAAAAGCGCAGGCTATACCTGCTAACAGTGCTTATGCAAAACCCTAACTTTTTAATACTCGACGAGCCGACCAACGACCTCGATATTTTTACGCTCAATGTTTTAGAGGATTATCTGATTAACTTTCCTGGCGTAGTAGTTGTGGTTTCGCACGACCGGTATTTTATGGATAAGCTAGTTGATGGCCTGTTGATTTTTGAGGGCAATGGTGAAATTAGCGGATTTCCGGGCAACTATTCTGAATACCGTGAATGGGCAAAGGAACAGGAAAAAAGTAATGCCGAACAACAAACCTCCTCTAAAGGAAAAACCGAAAGCAAACGCCCCCAACCTGAAAGGAAGAAGAGTAAGTTAACCTTTGCCCAAAAGAAAGAGCTGGAAAAGCTTACCGATGAAATAGAAAAACTGGAAAAGGAAAAGAAAGAAATTGAAGGTTTGCTCAACGGTGGCATTCAGGATGCTAAGCTGCTAATGGACATTTCAAATAGGTTTAGTGAAATTTCCAAACTACTCGAAGATAAAGAAATGCGTTGGTTGGAATTGAATGAATTTGAGGAGTAG
- the nth gene encoding endonuclease III, with amino-acid sequence MNSKKELYRFVIEYFEKTRPIAETELHYSNPYELLVAVILSAQCTDKRVNLITPNFFKNFPDAVSLANASVEDIYEIIKSCSYPNSKAKNLLGMAKVLVTEFNGEVPSDINLLQRLPGVGRKTANVIASVVFDKPAMAVDTHVFRVANRIGLVSNAKTPLAVERQLMENFPLELIPKAHHWLILHGRYVCTARKPKCTECGLTLVCKEYKKISKKAEK; translated from the coding sequence ATGAATTCAAAAAAGGAACTATACCGTTTTGTAATCGAGTATTTTGAGAAAACCCGCCCCATAGCCGAAACCGAATTGCATTACTCCAATCCTTATGAATTGCTTGTGGCAGTTATACTTAGCGCGCAATGCACCGATAAACGAGTAAATCTAATTACACCAAATTTTTTCAAAAATTTTCCCGATGCTGTGAGTTTAGCAAACGCCAGCGTGGAAGATATTTACGAAATAATTAAAAGTTGCTCATACCCAAACAGTAAGGCAAAGAATCTGCTAGGAATGGCCAAGGTTTTGGTGACTGAGTTTAATGGCGAGGTCCCTTCTGATATCAATCTTTTGCAACGCCTTCCGGGTGTTGGCCGTAAAACTGCCAATGTTATTGCATCGGTAGTGTTCGATAAACCAGCTATGGCTGTTGACACTCATGTGTTCCGTGTAGCAAATAGGATTGGTTTGGTAAGCAACGCCAAAACCCCACTTGCCGTTGAACGCCAGCTGATGGAAAACTTCCCCCTTGAACTTATTCCTAAAGCTCATCACTGGCTTATACTTCACGGTAGGTATGTGTGTACTGCACGGAAACCCAAGTGTACAGAATGTGGTTTAACACTGGTTTGTAAGGAATACAAGAAAATCAGTAAAAAAGCAGAAAAATAA
- a CDS encoding outer membrane beta-barrel protein, whose product MRTFKNIAIKRVVISSLLLFATTGLFAQIFVGGSVGFNTTGGKIENGNTSVDKVTQTSFSLAPKAGIFLSEKLAVGAILGFNLQSEKTPGTPEEIDRTTTFGLTPFARYYAFSLNKFSVFAQGNLGFSYGVEKNKVGSTTTTGPKTTTIGISAFPGISYKLTDKVELEAVIGGLNLNFNRVSVKDNNTTNITNTFGVGANLDAIATTGFITIGAIVKL is encoded by the coding sequence GTGCGAACTTTTAAAAACATAGCCATTAAAAGAGTAGTAATTAGTTCGTTATTATTATTTGCCACAACAGGACTGTTTGCTCAAATTTTTGTTGGTGGTAGCGTTGGATTTAACACCACTGGCGGAAAAATTGAAAATGGCAACACTTCCGTTGACAAGGTTACACAAACCAGCTTCTCACTAGCCCCCAAAGCAGGAATCTTCCTATCCGAAAAGCTTGCAGTTGGAGCCATACTAGGTTTTAACCTACAAAGTGAGAAAACGCCTGGCACCCCTGAAGAAATTGATAGAACTACAACATTTGGGTTAACGCCGTTTGCCCGTTACTACGCCTTTTCCCTAAACAAATTTTCGGTTTTTGCTCAAGGGAATTTAGGTTTTTCGTATGGCGTGGAAAAAAATAAGGTTGGTTCAACAACCACAACTGGCCCTAAAACAACCACCATTGGGATATCGGCATTTCCAGGCATTTCATATAAATTGACTGATAAAGTTGAGCTTGAAGCTGTAATTGGTGGACTTAACCTTAACTTTAACCGTGTTTCTGTTAAAGATAACAACACAACCAACATCACCAATACTTTTGGAGTTGGCGCTAACCTCGATGCCATTGCAACCACAGGTTTTATTACAATAGGTGCAATTGTAAAGCTATAA
- a CDS encoding alpha/beta hydrolase, whose product MKANFVILSSLILLSFRLSAQVVFVVDSFPAKTRPDDTIFMASELNGWNPHDISWAFKRTTNRYELKLTHVKDTFEYKLSRGSWQFVEVDSNGGDIRNRIYSPPTDTVRIKVRGWRDMFEAAQRKSTASANVRFLPSTLEMKQLNRRRAVRLYLPPNYSKRQQFPVIYMHDGQNVFDESTSFAGEWRVDEIMDSLYYNCGFAAIVVAIYNDSKERINEYSPWRNDSLGMGGDGDKYAYFVAKELKPFIDKNYRTNPEPKFNAIFGSSMGGLISLYIGLKYPDAFGRVGVFSPSLWFSPKVFEYVSKYKRRADQKIYLLAGEKESETLVEDMKMLEHHLYKAGYKDEDYVKMKIAPDGRHSEWFWSREFTEALEYLFEIRKN is encoded by the coding sequence ATGAAAGCCAATTTTGTTATACTGTCATCGTTGATTTTATTGAGCTTCCGGTTAAGCGCACAGGTTGTGTTTGTTGTTGATTCTTTTCCGGCAAAAACTCGGCCCGATGACACAATTTTTATGGCATCGGAACTAAATGGATGGAATCCGCATGATATTAGTTGGGCCTTTAAACGAACTACGAACCGTTATGAACTGAAATTAACGCATGTAAAGGATACCTTTGAGTATAAACTTTCACGTGGCAGTTGGCAGTTTGTTGAGGTGGACTCCAATGGGGGCGATATTCGAAACAGGATTTATTCCCCGCCTACCGATACAGTGAGAATTAAGGTGAGGGGATGGCGCGATATGTTTGAGGCCGCTCAACGAAAATCCACAGCATCGGCTAATGTTAGGTTCTTACCCTCAACCCTTGAGATGAAACAGCTGAATCGCCGAAGAGCGGTGCGGTTATACTTACCGCCAAATTACAGCAAAAGACAGCAGTTTCCTGTAATTTACATGCACGATGGCCAAAATGTTTTTGACGAGTCTACCTCATTTGCCGGGGAATGGAGGGTTGACGAAATAATGGATAGCCTTTACTACAACTGCGGCTTTGCCGCCATTGTTGTAGCTATTTATAATGATAGTAAGGAGCGTATAAACGAATACTCACCCTGGCGTAACGACTCCCTTGGCATGGGTGGCGATGGCGATAAGTATGCATACTTTGTTGCCAAAGAGCTTAAGCCATTTATCGATAAAAACTATAGGACTAATCCTGAACCCAAGTTTAATGCTATTTTTGGGAGCTCAATGGGTGGATTAATTTCGCTTTACATAGGGCTCAAGTATCCCGATGCTTTTGGGAGGGTGGGAGTGTTTTCGCCTTCGCTCTGGTTTTCGCCTAAAGTATTTGAGTATGTTTCAAAGTACAAGCGTAGGGCTGATCAGAAAATATATCTTTTGGCTGGTGAAAAGGAAAGCGAAACCTTAGTTGAGGATATGAAAATGCTGGAACACCACCTATACAAAGCTGGATATAAGGATGAGGATTATGTTAAAATGAAAATTGCACCTGATGGTCGTCATTCAGAATGGTTTTGGAGCCGAGAGTTTACTGAGGCTTTGGAGTATCTGTTTGAAATAAGGAAAAACTAA
- a CDS encoding RDD family protein — protein MENLKYAGFWWRFLAYMLDAIIIGVIQWIIVIPVLALIGFSAASTASNGMNETEAIGMVGAIVGTAMINYLALIVLMWLYFAIMESSKFQGTVGKIAIGLVVTDMEGNRISFARATGRYFGKILSSLIFMIGYILAGFTQKKQALHDMLAGTLVWKK, from the coding sequence ATGGAAAACTTAAAGTATGCAGGTTTTTGGTGGCGCTTTCTGGCGTACATGCTTGATGCAATAATTATTGGTGTAATCCAGTGGATTATTGTAATACCTGTTCTTGCATTAATTGGATTCTCAGCGGCCTCAACTGCGTCAAATGGAATGAATGAGACTGAGGCCATTGGTATGGTTGGCGCTATTGTTGGTACGGCCATGATTAACTATTTGGCGTTGATTGTACTAATGTGGTTATACTTTGCCATAATGGAGTCGTCAAAGTTCCAAGGAACGGTTGGTAAGATTGCCATTGGCCTTGTTGTAACTGATATGGAAGGAAATCGTATTTCGTTTGCCCGAGCTACCGGACGCTATTTCGGAAAAATTCTTTCCAGCTTGATTTTCATGATAGGGTATATTTTAGCAGGTTTTACCCAAAAGAAACAAGCACTTCACGATATGCTTGCTGGCACATTAGTTTGGAAAAAGTAA